From a single Glycine soja cultivar W05 chromosome 19, ASM419377v2, whole genome shotgun sequence genomic region:
- the LOC114399837 gene encoding YTH domain-containing protein ECT2-like isoform X1: MAAVAPSSDKTADLLQNLTLDSESKAIGVAEPAKKNGPAFSNGAAKGRAKPFNPNSCFVPNGYPSAYYYGGYDGQGDWNAYSRYMNLDGGMAQGVYGDSCSYMYHQGYGYTPYGTYAPPNSSSPMIQQDGQHYGLQQYQYPCSYYKSPASADVSFTPNKISVPQGEISTAVDADRVASSNVMNKGHTVNMANSDFTNKNGFNPFLTSSQHTSLNTNDSYQGTSLPAYASLSGYQGPRSTHGTQLPVPSDVSLVSDRQSKHGAKVGLSSSVVPVKDFTSQRNQRLPQPLPQYVSMSGSRHPSGLDLVSGFMNGMYPSNRMYSQYGNTFRPDSRFGSAGYGSRMGSFDSKFNGTGYGCGLKKSMDGFSELNKGPRAAKSSDNKNIKSLGPVTLLLKGQNLPVKSDNKEVPPVPDKEQYNGKDFAENYSDAKFFVIKSYSEDDIHKSIKYSAWASTPNGNKKLDAAYQEAKEKPGGCPIFLLFSVNTSGQFVGLAEMLGPVDFGKTVDYWQQDRWTGCFSVKWHVIKDIPNSVLRHITLENNENKPVTNSRDTQEVKFEKGVQIVKIFKEHSSQTCILDDFGFYEAREKATQEKKSKEQQLPKQVSKPSDFTFGTVTFPKSLDATLMNEAATANAAEGRMNAEGLVEGNGSTPTLGDSSKSC, translated from the exons ATGGCAGCTGTTGCTCCTTCTTCTGACA AAACTGCAGATTTATTGCAGAATTTGACTCTGGACTCTGAGTCCAAAGCCATTGGAGTTGCTGAGCCTGCGAAGAAG AATGGACCTGCTTTTTCCAATGGGGCAGCTAAAGGGAGGGCCAAGCCATTCAATCCAAATTCATGCTTTGTTCCAAATGGATACCCATCTGCGTATTATTATGGAG GTTATGATGGGCAAGGTGATTGGAATGCTTATTCCAGATATATGAACCTTGATGGAGGGATGGCTCAA GGTGTTTATGGGGATAGCTGCTCTTACATGTACCATCAAGGTTATGGTTATACACCATATGGAACATATGCACCGCCCAATTCGTCTTCTCCAATGATTCAACAAGATGGCCAGCATTATGGGCTGCAACAGTACCAGTATCCTTGTTCTTATTACAAATCTCCAGCTTCTGCTGATGTGTCATTTACTCCAAACAAAATCAGTGTTCCACAAGGAGAAATATCAACTGCTGTTGATGCTGATCGTGTTGCTTCATCAAATGTTATGAATAAAGGACACACTGTTAACATGGCCAATAGTgattttactaataaaaatggGTTTAATCCATTTTTAACTAGTTCCCAGCACACATCTTTGAATACAAATGATTCTTATCAAGGGACTAGCTTGCCAGCTTATGCTTCTTTGTCAGGCTATCAGGGTCCAAGAAGCACCCATGGTACACAGCTTCCAGTCCCTTCAGATGTGTCCTTAGTATCTGATAGACAGTCCAAACATGGAGCCAAGGTTGGCTTATCTTCATCAGTAGTGCCTGTGAAAGATTTTACATCTCAAAGGAATCAAAGACTTCCTCAGCCACTTCCACAATACGTG AGCATGAGTGGTTCCAGACATCCATCTGGACTTGACCTGGTTTCTGGATTCATGAATGGGATGTATCCAAGCAACAGGATGTACAGCCAATATGGAAACACATTTAGGCCTGATTCTCGTTTTGGATCTGCTGGGTATGGATCTAGAATGGGCTCTTTCGATAGCAAATTTAATGGCACAGGGTATGGCTGCGGTTTAAAAAAAAGCATGGATGGTTTCAGCGAGCTAAATAAGGGACCCAGAGCTGCCAAGAGttctgataataaaaatatcaaaagtcTTGGACCTGTCACATTATTACTCAAAGGACAGAACCTTCCAGTGAAGAGTGATAACAAAGAAGTTCCTCCAGTTCCTGACAAGGAACAGTACAATGGGAAAGATTTTGCTGAGAATTATTCTGATGCAAAGTTTTTTGTCATCAAATCCTATAGTGAGGATGATATTCATAAAAGCATAAAATATAGCGCATGGGCAAGCACCCCTAACGGCAATAAAAAGCTGGATGCAGCATATCAGGAAGCCAAGGAGAAGCCCGGTGGCTGTcccatatttttgttattttcg GTCAACACTAGTGGGCAGTTTGTTGGTTTAGCAGAGATGTTGGGTCCTGTTGATTTTGGTAAAACTGTAGATTATTGGCAGCAGGACAGGTGGACTGGTTGTTTTTCTGTGAAGTGGCACGTCATAAAGGATATTCCAAATAGCGTGTTGAGGCACATAACgcttgaaaacaatgaaaacaaaCCTGTAACAAATAGCAGGGATACTCAGGAG GTTAAGTTTGAGAAGGGTGTTCAAATTGTCAAAATTTTCAAGGAGCATTCAAGCCAAACATGCATCTTGGATGATTTTGGGTTCTATGAGGCTCGTGAAAAGGCGACTCAGGAGAAAAAGTCCAAGGAACAGCAGTTACCAAAACAG GTCAGCAAGCCCAGTGATTTCACATTTGGGACAGTTACATTTCCAAAGTCTCTTGATGCAACCTTGATGAATGAAGCTGCTACTGCAAATGCAGCAGAGGGAAGAATGAATGCAGAAGGGCTGGTAGAAGGGAATGGATCGACCCCAACACTTGGAGATTCTTCCAAGAGCTGTTAA
- the LOC114399837 gene encoding YTH domain-containing protein ECT2-like isoform X2, producing the protein MAAVAPSSDKTADLLQNLTLDSESKAIGVAEPAKKNGPAFSNGAAKGRAKPFNPNSCFVPNGYPSAYYYGGYDGQGDWNAYSRYMNLDGGMAQGVYGDSCSYMYHQGYGYTPYGTYAPPNSSSPMIQQDGQHYGLQQYHLPAYASLSGYQGPRSTHGTQLPVPSDVSLVSDRQSKHGAKVGLSSSVVPVKDFTSQRNQRLPQPLPQYVSMSGSRHPSGLDLVSGFMNGMYPSNRMYSQYGNTFRPDSRFGSAGYGSRMGSFDSKFNGTGYGCGLKKSMDGFSELNKGPRAAKSSDNKNIKSLGPVTLLLKGQNLPVKSDNKEVPPVPDKEQYNGKDFAENYSDAKFFVIKSYSEDDIHKSIKYSAWASTPNGNKKLDAAYQEAKEKPGGCPIFLLFSVNTSGQFVGLAEMLGPVDFGKTVDYWQQDRWTGCFSVKWHVIKDIPNSVLRHITLENNENKPVTNSRDTQEVKFEKGVQIVKIFKEHSSQTCILDDFGFYEAREKATQEKKSKEQQLPKQVSKPSDFTFGTVTFPKSLDATLMNEAATANAAEGRMNAEGLVEGNGSTPTLGDSSKSC; encoded by the exons ATGGCAGCTGTTGCTCCTTCTTCTGACA AAACTGCAGATTTATTGCAGAATTTGACTCTGGACTCTGAGTCCAAAGCCATTGGAGTTGCTGAGCCTGCGAAGAAG AATGGACCTGCTTTTTCCAATGGGGCAGCTAAAGGGAGGGCCAAGCCATTCAATCCAAATTCATGCTTTGTTCCAAATGGATACCCATCTGCGTATTATTATGGAG GTTATGATGGGCAAGGTGATTGGAATGCTTATTCCAGATATATGAACCTTGATGGAGGGATGGCTCAA GGTGTTTATGGGGATAGCTGCTCTTACATGTACCATCAAGGTTATGGTTATACACCATATGGAACATATGCACCGCCCAATTCGTCTTCTCCAATGATTCAACAAGATGGCCAGCATTATGGGCTGCAACAGTACCA CTTGCCAGCTTATGCTTCTTTGTCAGGCTATCAGGGTCCAAGAAGCACCCATGGTACACAGCTTCCAGTCCCTTCAGATGTGTCCTTAGTATCTGATAGACAGTCCAAACATGGAGCCAAGGTTGGCTTATCTTCATCAGTAGTGCCTGTGAAAGATTTTACATCTCAAAGGAATCAAAGACTTCCTCAGCCACTTCCACAATACGTG AGCATGAGTGGTTCCAGACATCCATCTGGACTTGACCTGGTTTCTGGATTCATGAATGGGATGTATCCAAGCAACAGGATGTACAGCCAATATGGAAACACATTTAGGCCTGATTCTCGTTTTGGATCTGCTGGGTATGGATCTAGAATGGGCTCTTTCGATAGCAAATTTAATGGCACAGGGTATGGCTGCGGTTTAAAAAAAAGCATGGATGGTTTCAGCGAGCTAAATAAGGGACCCAGAGCTGCCAAGAGttctgataataaaaatatcaaaagtcTTGGACCTGTCACATTATTACTCAAAGGACAGAACCTTCCAGTGAAGAGTGATAACAAAGAAGTTCCTCCAGTTCCTGACAAGGAACAGTACAATGGGAAAGATTTTGCTGAGAATTATTCTGATGCAAAGTTTTTTGTCATCAAATCCTATAGTGAGGATGATATTCATAAAAGCATAAAATATAGCGCATGGGCAAGCACCCCTAACGGCAATAAAAAGCTGGATGCAGCATATCAGGAAGCCAAGGAGAAGCCCGGTGGCTGTcccatatttttgttattttcg GTCAACACTAGTGGGCAGTTTGTTGGTTTAGCAGAGATGTTGGGTCCTGTTGATTTTGGTAAAACTGTAGATTATTGGCAGCAGGACAGGTGGACTGGTTGTTTTTCTGTGAAGTGGCACGTCATAAAGGATATTCCAAATAGCGTGTTGAGGCACATAACgcttgaaaacaatgaaaacaaaCCTGTAACAAATAGCAGGGATACTCAGGAG GTTAAGTTTGAGAAGGGTGTTCAAATTGTCAAAATTTTCAAGGAGCATTCAAGCCAAACATGCATCTTGGATGATTTTGGGTTCTATGAGGCTCGTGAAAAGGCGACTCAGGAGAAAAAGTCCAAGGAACAGCAGTTACCAAAACAG GTCAGCAAGCCCAGTGATTTCACATTTGGGACAGTTACATTTCCAAAGTCTCTTGATGCAACCTTGATGAATGAAGCTGCTACTGCAAATGCAGCAGAGGGAAGAATGAATGCAGAAGGGCTGGTAGAAGGGAATGGATCGACCCCAACACTTGGAGATTCTTCCAAGAGCTGTTAA
- the LOC114399837 gene encoding YTH domain-containing protein ECT2-like isoform X3, whose translation MNLDGGMAQGVYGDSCSYMYHQGYGYTPYGTYAPPNSSSPMIQQDGQHYGLQQYQYPCSYYKSPASADVSFTPNKISVPQGEISTAVDADRVASSNVMNKGHTVNMANSDFTNKNGFNPFLTSSQHTSLNTNDSYQGTSLPAYASLSGYQGPRSTHGTQLPVPSDVSLVSDRQSKHGAKVGLSSSVVPVKDFTSQRNQRLPQPLPQYVSMSGSRHPSGLDLVSGFMNGMYPSNRMYSQYGNTFRPDSRFGSAGYGSRMGSFDSKFNGTGYGCGLKKSMDGFSELNKGPRAAKSSDNKNIKSLGPVTLLLKGQNLPVKSDNKEVPPVPDKEQYNGKDFAENYSDAKFFVIKSYSEDDIHKSIKYSAWASTPNGNKKLDAAYQEAKEKPGGCPIFLLFSVNTSGQFVGLAEMLGPVDFGKTVDYWQQDRWTGCFSVKWHVIKDIPNSVLRHITLENNENKPVTNSRDTQEVKFEKGVQIVKIFKEHSSQTCILDDFGFYEAREKATQEKKSKEQQLPKQVSKPSDFTFGTVTFPKSLDATLMNEAATANAAEGRMNAEGLVEGNGSTPTLGDSSKSC comes from the exons ATGAACCTTGATGGAGGGATGGCTCAA GGTGTTTATGGGGATAGCTGCTCTTACATGTACCATCAAGGTTATGGTTATACACCATATGGAACATATGCACCGCCCAATTCGTCTTCTCCAATGATTCAACAAGATGGCCAGCATTATGGGCTGCAACAGTACCAGTATCCTTGTTCTTATTACAAATCTCCAGCTTCTGCTGATGTGTCATTTACTCCAAACAAAATCAGTGTTCCACAAGGAGAAATATCAACTGCTGTTGATGCTGATCGTGTTGCTTCATCAAATGTTATGAATAAAGGACACACTGTTAACATGGCCAATAGTgattttactaataaaaatggGTTTAATCCATTTTTAACTAGTTCCCAGCACACATCTTTGAATACAAATGATTCTTATCAAGGGACTAGCTTGCCAGCTTATGCTTCTTTGTCAGGCTATCAGGGTCCAAGAAGCACCCATGGTACACAGCTTCCAGTCCCTTCAGATGTGTCCTTAGTATCTGATAGACAGTCCAAACATGGAGCCAAGGTTGGCTTATCTTCATCAGTAGTGCCTGTGAAAGATTTTACATCTCAAAGGAATCAAAGACTTCCTCAGCCACTTCCACAATACGTG AGCATGAGTGGTTCCAGACATCCATCTGGACTTGACCTGGTTTCTGGATTCATGAATGGGATGTATCCAAGCAACAGGATGTACAGCCAATATGGAAACACATTTAGGCCTGATTCTCGTTTTGGATCTGCTGGGTATGGATCTAGAATGGGCTCTTTCGATAGCAAATTTAATGGCACAGGGTATGGCTGCGGTTTAAAAAAAAGCATGGATGGTTTCAGCGAGCTAAATAAGGGACCCAGAGCTGCCAAGAGttctgataataaaaatatcaaaagtcTTGGACCTGTCACATTATTACTCAAAGGACAGAACCTTCCAGTGAAGAGTGATAACAAAGAAGTTCCTCCAGTTCCTGACAAGGAACAGTACAATGGGAAAGATTTTGCTGAGAATTATTCTGATGCAAAGTTTTTTGTCATCAAATCCTATAGTGAGGATGATATTCATAAAAGCATAAAATATAGCGCATGGGCAAGCACCCCTAACGGCAATAAAAAGCTGGATGCAGCATATCAGGAAGCCAAGGAGAAGCCCGGTGGCTGTcccatatttttgttattttcg GTCAACACTAGTGGGCAGTTTGTTGGTTTAGCAGAGATGTTGGGTCCTGTTGATTTTGGTAAAACTGTAGATTATTGGCAGCAGGACAGGTGGACTGGTTGTTTTTCTGTGAAGTGGCACGTCATAAAGGATATTCCAAATAGCGTGTTGAGGCACATAACgcttgaaaacaatgaaaacaaaCCTGTAACAAATAGCAGGGATACTCAGGAG GTTAAGTTTGAGAAGGGTGTTCAAATTGTCAAAATTTTCAAGGAGCATTCAAGCCAAACATGCATCTTGGATGATTTTGGGTTCTATGAGGCTCGTGAAAAGGCGACTCAGGAGAAAAAGTCCAAGGAACAGCAGTTACCAAAACAG GTCAGCAAGCCCAGTGATTTCACATTTGGGACAGTTACATTTCCAAAGTCTCTTGATGCAACCTTGATGAATGAAGCTGCTACTGCAAATGCAGCAGAGGGAAGAATGAATGCAGAAGGGCTGGTAGAAGGGAATGGATCGACCCCAACACTTGGAGATTCTTCCAAGAGCTGTTAA